The following are encoded in a window of Carya illinoinensis cultivar Pawnee chromosome 15, C.illinoinensisPawnee_v1, whole genome shotgun sequence genomic DNA:
- the LOC122296671 gene encoding uncharacterized protein LOC122296671 has protein sequence MRELMKVIETYESCSGQQVSKEKTAIYFAKQFSVRRKRDLMNITGFIEGNFPFTYLGAPIVTGRLTNLHLDVILNRLPKAVLKILNRLLSSFFGGEKDGKGKKKWVGWKSMCKPTEEGGIGLRDFDEVQYSLHMNLHGKL, from the exons ATGCGAGAATTGATGAAGGTTATTGAGACTTATGAGTCTTGTTCCGGGCAGCAAGTGAGTAAGGAGAAGACGGCAATATATTTTGCGAAGCAATTCTCTGTAAGGCGGAAGAGGGATTTGATGAATATCACTGGTTTTATAGAAGGTAATTTTCCTTTTACCTACCTTGGTGCACCAATTGTTACTGGAAGGCTTACAAATTTACATTTGGATGTTATTCTTAATCGG TTGCCAAAAGCAGTTTTGAAAATTCTAAACAGGCTGCTTAGTTCATTTTTTGGGGGTGAAAAAGatggtaaggggaaaaagaaatgggTGGGATGGAAGTCGATGTGTAAGCCGACTGAAGAGGGGGGAATTGGGCTGCGTGATTTTGATGAGGTACAGTATTCTTTACACATGAATTTGCATGGAAAATTATGA